GCACTATGCTATAAGTAGTGCTTACTTCTACAAAGTCTTTTAGCTCATCAGCCTTACCAGCATTTATATCAGCTTTAAGAGCATCCATATCAATGCTAAACTTCACATAGCCAAGATCCATTAAAGCATTTTCATCTAGAATTCTTATCTCATCTTTTGGCTTAGTGCTTTCTTTGCTAAGCGTTAGAGATGAGATAATATTACCATCTATTCTATCAATGCCATTTTCTATGAAAATCTCAGCAGTTAGCTCTTTTGCCATTTCTAGGGCAGTGCTTAGATTTTTCTTTAGCTCTTGAAGTTCGCTGATATCCCCGCTAAGAGTATCTATTTTGCTTTTAATCTCACTTAGAGAAAGCCCTAGATAATCGCACTTTTGAAAATAAGTTGTGTTAGTATCTTCTAAAACTGCTTTTAGATAGTCTTTGAAGTAGTTTGTGGGCTTGTTTTCGCCCAGAGCTTCTATTTGATTTTGAAGCTTGTAGTTTAGTAGTTTCATTTTTGCTCCT
This DNA window, taken from Campylobacter magnus, encodes the following:
- a CDS encoding siphovirus Gp157 family protein, translating into MKLLNYKLQNQIEALGENKPTNYFKDYLKAVLEDTNTTYFQKCDYLGLSLSEIKSKIDTLSGDISELQELKKNLSTALEMAKELTAEIFIENGIDRIDGNIISSLTLSKESTKPKDEIRILDENALMDLGYVKFSIDMDALKADINAGKADELKDFVEVSTTYSIVPAKIKVNKKRSVKALEQTDEILEQVA